Genomic DNA from uncultured Ilyobacter sp.:
GACCGCTTTTTTTAACAATTCGTTAAAAATTCAGTCTGACTTTTTTATTTTATTTCGAATTTTTAGTAAATTACTGAATTTACAAGAATATTAGAGTCAAAAGATTTTGTCACGAATGGACACTAATAAAAGATAGGGGAATTAACACGAATAATAACAAAATCTTTTGGCCACAGAGGACGCAGAGAAAAAGAGGGCCTTTCACAGAGTGAAAATAAAAATCTTTTAATTTTCAGACTACTTTCCCCTTTAAAAAATGCCGTTAAGAAATCATCTTGTGAAATCCACTTTCATTGAAATAAGGAGGTTTACCGACTATATTTCAATAGAAAGTTAGTTCAGAAGGGATTTTAGGGATTTTTTAGGGGTGCCTTTTCTTTGGTTACTTTCTTTGGGCAAGCAAAGAAAGTAACACAGGTTTTTGGATAAATTCAATAATTTAATTAAAAATCAAAAAAAAAGGAGCTCCTCAAAGGATAGTAATTCTAAAAATCCCCTGGGAAACTCATCTCAAATTTCAATATAAAAATTTTCTATGTTTAAAAAATAAAATTTATAAGTTTACCTTTTCTATCCAACCCTCAGGAGCCTCAACATCTCCAGCCTGTATTCCTGTTAGAGTATTATATAATTCCTTTGTAACCTCTCCAACTTCAGTTTCACTGTGGAAAACATATTTTTTACCCTTGTGGCTTACTGCTCCTATGGGAGATATCACCGCTGCTGTCCCGCAGGCCCCGGCCTCTATAAACTCGTCGATACTGTCTATAGGTACGTCTCTTTCCTCTACCTTCATCCCGAGATAGTTTTCTGCAATGTGTAGCAATGACTTTCTTGTAATACTCTGTAAAATAGAAGGTGACTTAGGTGTTACAAAAACATTATCCTTTGTAATTCCAAAGAAATTTGCTGCCCCAACCTCCTCTATTTTTGTATGTGTGGCAGGATCTAGATATATACAGTCAGCATATCCCTGTTTTACAGCTTCCTCATGCGGCATCAAACTTCCTGCGTAATTTCCTCCGACTTTTACAGAACCTGTCCCCATAGGAGCCGCTCGGTCATATTCTGAAGTTATGAAATTAACCGGACTCATTCCGCCTTTGAAATAAGGTCCCACTGGCATTACAAAAATCCCGAATATATATTCCTTAGCAGGAGAAACCCCTATATTATCACCTATACCTATAACATAAGGTCTTATATAAAGTGTCGCTCCACTTCCATATGGAGGAACAAATCTTTCGTTTGCCTTTACCACTCTTTTACATGCCTCTATAAAAAACTCTTCCGGTACTGCAGGCATAAGTATTCTTTCGCAGCTTCTATTGAGTCTTTTTGAATTTTCATCAGGTCTAAACATGCATATTTCCCCATTTTTATGTCTGTAAGCCTTTAATCCCTCAAAACACTGCTGTCCATAGTGAAGACATGTAGAAGCCTGACTTATGGTGATCTTGTCATCTGACACAAGATTTCCATCATCCCATTTTCCATCTTTGTAGTATGAGATAAAACTATAGTCTGCCTTGATATAGCTAAACCCCAATTCTTTCCAGTCAATCTCTTTATTCATTGAAAATCCCCCCTGTTTAGTTTAACAAATCAAATATAAATTATACTATAATACGCTTCTTTGTCAAATGAATCAACATAAATTTTTCAACAATAAAAAAAAGATAAATGTTATAATCCCTAATATAGAATTTAGATAAAAAAAACAAAGAAACTTCAAATCCGATTATTTCTAGCTTATTAAAATATCAAGGGGGTCACGAAAATGAGTATATTATCAGAAGTTCTTTCAGATGTAAAAAAAAGAGATCCATATGAACCTGAATTTCACCAGGCTGTAGAAGAGGTCTTTGAATCACTAGAACCTGTTGCAAAAATGCATCCCGAATGGGTTGAGGCTGGAATATTTCAGAGAATAGTCGAACCTGAAAGACAGATAACTTTCAGAGTTCCGTGGATGGATGACAATGGAAAAGTACAGGTAAACAGAGGTATAAGAGTCCAGTTCAATAGTGCCATCGGTCCCTATAAAGGGGGACTCAGATTTCATCCCTCTGTATATCCCGGAATTATAAAATTTTTAGGATTTGAACAGATTTTTAAAAATTCCCTAACAGGACTCCCCATGGGAGGAGGAAAGGGTGGCTCGGATTTTGATCCCAAAGGAAAGTCAGACAGAGAGGTAATGAGATTCTGTCAGAGCTTCATGCTAGAGTTGTCTAGATATATAGGGGCAGATACAGATGTACCTGCAGGTGATATAGGGGTCGGTAAAAGAGAGATCGGCTATATGTTCGGAATGTACAAAAAAATTAAAAATGAATTTACAGGAGTATTAACCGGGAAGGGACTCAATTACGGAGGCAGTCTTGTGAGAACACAAGCAACAGGCTACGGGGTATGTTACTTCATGGAAGAGGCATTAAATACCCTCAAGAACAAATCCTTCAAAGGCTCCACCGTTGTTGTATCTGGATCTGGAAATGTAGCTATCTACGCTGCAGAAAAAGCATCTCAGCTAGGTGGCAAGGTTGTGGCTATGAGTGATTCAAAGGGTTATATTTATGACCCTGAGGGGATAGATCTAGAGACTGTGAAAAAAATAAAAGAGGTGGAAAGAAAAAGAATAGATGAATATCTGAAATACCATCCAAAGGCAGTATATACAGAGGGAAGTTTTGGTATATGGAGTGTCAAATGTGACATTGCCCTTCCTTGTGCCACTCAGAATGAACTGGACGAAAATGCCGCCAAGACTCTTATTGAAAACGGATGCTTTGCAGTGGGAGAGGGGGCAAATATGCCTTGCACTCCAGAGGCCGTTCACATTTTTATAAAAAAGAATCTTGTCTTTGCTCCTGGAAAAGCATCCAATGCAGGGGGGGTAGCCACTTCAGGTCTTGAAATGAGTCAAAACAGCATGAGATATTCGTGGACTTTTGAAGAGGTCGATTCAAAATTAAAAGAGATTATGAAAGAGATCTTCAGAAATACACATGAGACGGCAAAAAAATATGGTTTTGAAAATAATCTGGTAGCCGGTGCAAACATTGCTGGATTTGTGAAAGTAGCAAGTGCAATGTACGACCAGGGAATTGCATATTAAAAAAAACTCCCCCAGGGGAGTTTTTTTTAATATGATTCTATTTTTTCTTTAAGAGCAGGCTTTTGCATAAGGCCTACCAATTGATCTACTTTTTCTCCGTCTTTAAACACTATCATCGTAGGTATGCTTCTGATTCCGTATTCAGCTGCAAGACCTGAATACTCATCAACATTCACCTTACATATATTGGCTGTAACTTCTTCTGAAAGTTCCTCTAAAATTGGTCCCAGCATTTTACAAGGTCCACACCAAGATGCCCAGAAGTCTACTAATACGACTCCCTTTCCTTCTAGTACTTCTGTTTTAAATGTAGCTTCGTCTAACTGGATAACTTTACTCATTGTTATTCCTCCTATCAATCAAATTACTACTTTGAAAACATTATATTCTCATAATGTATCATCCACTGAAACTTTTGTCAATCAATTCTACACTCATAATTCCTTTTAACTTTATATTAAATTAACCTTATTTTTCCTCTAAAAAACTTTGAAATATAAAGTTAATTATTGAAT
This window encodes:
- a CDS encoding branched-chain amino acid aminotransferase produces the protein MNKEIDWKELGFSYIKADYSFISYYKDGKWDDGNLVSDDKITISQASTCLHYGQQCFEGLKAYRHKNGEICMFRPDENSKRLNRSCERILMPAVPEEFFIEACKRVVKANERFVPPYGSGATLYIRPYVIGIGDNIGVSPAKEYIFGIFVMPVGPYFKGGMSPVNFITSEYDRAAPMGTGSVKVGGNYAGSLMPHEEAVKQGYADCIYLDPATHTKIEEVGAANFFGITKDNVFVTPKSPSILQSITRKSLLHIAENYLGMKVEERDVPIDSIDEFIEAGACGTAAVISPIGAVSHKGKKYVFHSETEVGEVTKELYNTLTGIQAGDVEAPEGWIEKVNL
- the gdhA gene encoding NADP-specific glutamate dehydrogenase → MSILSEVLSDVKKRDPYEPEFHQAVEEVFESLEPVAKMHPEWVEAGIFQRIVEPERQITFRVPWMDDNGKVQVNRGIRVQFNSAIGPYKGGLRFHPSVYPGIIKFLGFEQIFKNSLTGLPMGGGKGGSDFDPKGKSDREVMRFCQSFMLELSRYIGADTDVPAGDIGVGKREIGYMFGMYKKIKNEFTGVLTGKGLNYGGSLVRTQATGYGVCYFMEEALNTLKNKSFKGSTVVVSGSGNVAIYAAEKASQLGGKVVAMSDSKGYIYDPEGIDLETVKKIKEVERKRIDEYLKYHPKAVYTEGSFGIWSVKCDIALPCATQNELDENAAKTLIENGCFAVGEGANMPCTPEAVHIFIKKNLVFAPGKASNAGGVATSGLEMSQNSMRYSWTFEEVDSKLKEIMKEIFRNTHETAKKYGFENNLVAGANIAGFVKVASAMYDQGIAY
- the trxA gene encoding thioredoxin; the encoded protein is MSKVIQLDEATFKTEVLEGKGVVLVDFWASWCGPCKMLGPILEELSEEVTANICKVNVDEYSGLAAEYGIRSIPTMIVFKDGEKVDQLVGLMQKPALKEKIESY